Proteins from one Deinococcus radiopugnans ATCC 19172 genomic window:
- a CDS encoding branched-chain amino acid aminotransferase, translated as MTHTASKDVPNIDWANLGFSYIRTDLRYLSHWKDGAWDAGTLTEDNVLHIAEGSTAIHYGQQCFEGLKAYRCKDGSINIFRPDQNAARMRRSCRRVLMPEISDEQFIDAVTQVVRANERFIPPYGTGGSLYLRPYVIGVGDNIGVRAAPEFIFGVFCVPVGPYFKGGLTPQNFLVSGYDRAAPHGTGAAKVGGNYAASLMPGQQAKETVIDGHHFADAIYLDPETHTKIEEVGAANFFAITRDRRFVTPKSPSILESITKYSLLWLAEHRLNMSVEEGDVYIDRLGDYTEAGACGTAAVITPIGGIQYGDTFHVFHSETEAGPVTRRLYDELVGIQYGDVPAPDGWIVKV; from the coding sequence ATGACCCACACCGCCTCCAAAGACGTCCCGAACATCGACTGGGCGAACCTCGGCTTCAGCTACATCCGCACGGACCTGCGCTACCTGTCGCACTGGAAAGACGGCGCGTGGGACGCCGGCACCCTGACCGAGGACAACGTGCTGCACATCGCCGAGGGCAGCACCGCGATCCATTACGGCCAGCAGTGCTTCGAGGGCCTCAAGGCGTACCGCTGCAAGGACGGCAGCATTAACATCTTCCGTCCGGACCAGAACGCCGCCCGCATGCGCCGCAGTTGCCGCCGCGTGCTGATGCCCGAGATCAGCGACGAGCAGTTCATCGACGCGGTCACGCAGGTGGTCCGGGCCAACGAGCGCTTTATCCCGCCCTACGGCACCGGCGGCTCGCTGTACCTGCGCCCCTACGTGATCGGCGTGGGCGACAACATCGGCGTGCGGGCGGCCCCGGAGTTCATCTTCGGCGTCTTCTGCGTGCCGGTGGGGCCGTACTTCAAGGGCGGCCTGACCCCGCAGAACTTCCTGGTGTCGGGCTATGACCGCGCCGCGCCGCACGGCACCGGGGCGGCCAAGGTGGGCGGCAACTACGCGGCCAGCCTGATGCCCGGCCAGCAGGCCAAGGAGACCGTGATCGACGGCCACCACTTCGCCGACGCCATCTACCTGGACCCCGAGACCCACACCAAGATCGAGGAGGTGGGGGCGGCCAACTTCTTCGCCATCACGCGCGACAGGCGTTTCGTGACCCCGAAGTCGCCCAGCATTCTGGAGAGCATCACCAAGTACAGCCTGCTGTGGCTGGCCGAACACCGCCTGAACATGTCCGTTGAGGAAGGCGACGTGTACATCGACAGGCTCGGCGATTACACCGAGGCGGGCGCGTGCGGCACCGCCGCCGTGATCACCCCCATCGGCGGCATCCAGTACGGCGACACTTTCCACGTCTTCCACAGCGAGACCGAGGCCGGCCCGGTGACCCGCCGGTTGTACGACGAACTGGTGGGCATCCAGTACGGCGACGTGCCGGCGCCGGACGGCTGGATCGTGAAGGTTTGA
- a CDS encoding DegV family protein → MTIAIVTDSTSDLSPELCAQHGIVSVPLYVLFDGRMHKDGIEITPPELFAGLRAGKKTPSTSQPSPAEFAEVYTKALESADQVLSVHISGQLSGTVGSARLAAQDFGGRVTVLDTGSVSMGLGMRVLRAAELARAGKTVPEILAELERVGREADIRFTVDTLDFLRINGRIGGAAALLGGLLNIKPILVIRKGRVETGGRVRGHKKAVQDLVDHTRKYVEAHGGARVAFLCTVGGEDYVQEVRAGLSGLDFTDMGDHGIGAVVATHAGPGTMGVTLEPL, encoded by the coding sequence ATGACCATCGCCATCGTCACCGATTCCACGAGTGACCTCAGCCCGGAACTGTGCGCCCAGCACGGGATTGTCAGCGTGCCCCTGTACGTGTTGTTCGATGGCCGGATGCACAAGGACGGTATAGAGATCACGCCGCCGGAACTGTTCGCGGGCCTGCGGGCGGGCAAGAAGACGCCCAGCACCTCGCAGCCCAGCCCCGCCGAGTTCGCCGAGGTGTACACGAAGGCGCTGGAATCGGCCGATCAGGTGCTGAGCGTCCACATCAGCGGGCAACTGTCGGGTACGGTGGGCAGCGCCCGACTGGCGGCGCAGGACTTCGGCGGACGGGTGACCGTGCTGGACACCGGCTCGGTCAGCATGGGCCTGGGCATGCGCGTCTTGCGCGCCGCCGAATTGGCGCGGGCCGGAAAAACCGTTCCCGAGATCCTGGCCGAATTGGAGCGGGTGGGCCGGGAAGCCGACATCCGATTCACGGTGGACACGCTGGATTTCCTGCGGATCAACGGGCGCATCGGTGGGGCGGCGGCCCTGCTGGGCGGCCTGCTGAACATCAAGCCCATTCTGGTGATCCGGAAGGGCCGGGTGGAGACGGGCGGGCGGGTGCGCGGCCACAAGAAGGCCGTGCAGGATCTGGTGGATCATACCCGCAAGTACGTGGAGGCCCACGGCGGCGCGCGGGTGGCCTTTCTGTGCACGGTGGGCGGCGAGGACTACGTGCAGGAGGTTCGCGCCGGCCTGAGCGGGCTGGACTTCACGGACATGGGTGACCATGGCATCGGCGCGGTGGTGGCGACGCACGCCGGGCCAGGGACGATGGGCGTGACCCTGGAACCCCTCTGA
- a CDS encoding ATP-binding protein — MSLTATELQTYLSALIAGELKLSTMIWGPPGIGKSAVVAQVARERGLDFVDVRLSQLAPTDLRGLPVPEADGQGGGVSKWYPPEFLPRGGHGVLFLDEVNMAPPTMQGMAQQLILDRRVGSYVLPDGWFVWAAGNRKEDRASVFDMPAPLANRFLHLTVRPDFDSWRSYALGRGLHEHIIAFLTFRPELLHRLDPQQPAWPSPRAWEMASGLHRAGLDVAPAIGEAAGAEFSAFVRLYEQLPDLGIVLEGRGGGLRLPDEPSVRYAAVVGLAARAGSADAAYHAFTWLADSAGPEWLQLYVATLVSKFQAIGQLGDLAALVARDERLAALVEGTLAMSEGG, encoded by the coding sequence TTGTCCCTGACTGCCACTGAACTGCAAACGTACCTGTCCGCCCTGATCGCGGGCGAACTCAAACTGTCCACCATGATCTGGGGGCCGCCCGGCATCGGCAAGAGCGCCGTGGTGGCGCAGGTGGCCCGCGAACGCGGCCTGGATTTCGTGGACGTGCGGCTGTCGCAACTGGCCCCCACCGACTTGCGCGGCCTGCCCGTGCCGGAAGCGGACGGCCAGGGCGGCGGCGTGTCTAAGTGGTACCCGCCCGAGTTCCTGCCGCGCGGCGGCCACGGCGTCCTGTTTCTGGACGAGGTGAACATGGCCCCGCCCACCATGCAGGGCATGGCCCAGCAGCTAATTCTGGATCGCCGGGTGGGCAGTTACGTGCTGCCCGACGGCTGGTTCGTGTGGGCGGCGGGCAACCGCAAGGAAGACCGCGCCAGCGTGTTCGACATGCCCGCGCCGCTCGCCAACCGTTTCCTGCACCTGACCGTGCGGCCCGATTTCGACTCGTGGCGCAGCTACGCGCTGGGACGCGGCTTGCACGAGCACATCATCGCCTTCCTGACCTTCCGCCCGGAGTTGCTGCACCGGCTTGACCCGCAGCAGCCCGCGTGGCCCAGTCCGCGCGCCTGGGAGATGGCGAGTGGCTTGCACCGCGCCGGGCTGGACGTGGCCCCCGCGATTGGCGAGGCGGCCGGGGCCGAGTTCAGCGCCTTCGTGCGGCTGTACGAGCAACTGCCGGATCTGGGCATTGTGCTGGAAGGCCGGGGCGGGGGCCTGCGCCTACCGGACGAACCCAGCGTGCGCTACGCCGCCGTGGTGGGGCTGGCCGCCCGCGCGGGGAGCGCCGACGCCGCCTACCACGCCTTCACCTGGCTGGCCGACAGCGCTGGGCCGGAGTGGCTGCAACTGTACGTCGCCACGCTGGTCAGCAAATTCCAGGCGATCGGGCAACTGGGCGATCTGGCCGCACTGGTGGCCCGCGACGAGCGACTGGCCGCGCTGGTGGAGGGGACTTTGGCGATGTCGGAGGGGGGGTGA
- a CDS encoding serine hydrolase, with protein MPLKPRPDTTLRSPVTSRTDGCLAAAPTVEKAPPPPFALSGRLGLWVAQIDPVTLQPVRAVGTNPDSLFPLASTYKQAVLWALLQEFDAGRLSPTERFDVTRENQSLGSYPFDGSNIKTLSVRMIANSDNTATDILHRRVGLQRVQAVADGLGLCRTRLILPTRDWWAAQAGLSATFNGTSRWASATGETREWLAALIDDEARAYRADYVQSKLDRYFETRHVPADDLRVHNLSTPYEWGTLLAHEFLHSGLSPRAVKWQREVMALGFGKSALSWGPQITAFGGKGGNGWGILTYSGYFQTKDGRQVVYAFMQHGADQTYTMPNTRRAFAWINAGVEAVLGPPPKTGAGQDGTGTKPHSPNTKP; from the coding sequence GTGCCTCTGAAGCCCCGCCCGGACACCACGCTGCGCAGTCCGGTCACCAGTCGCACCGACGGCTGCCTGGCCGCCGCGCCCACCGTCGAGAAGGCGCCGCCCCCGCCCTTTGCCCTGAGTGGCCGGCTGGGGCTGTGGGTGGCGCAGATCGATCCGGTCACGTTGCAACCGGTTAGGGCCGTCGGTACCAACCCGGACAGCCTCTTTCCGCTGGCGAGCACCTACAAGCAGGCGGTGCTGTGGGCGCTGCTGCAAGAGTTCGACGCGGGCCGCCTGAGCCCCACCGAGCGCTTCGACGTGACCCGCGAGAACCAGAGCCTGGGCAGCTACCCCTTCGACGGCAGCAACATCAAGACCCTGAGCGTCCGCATGATCGCCAACAGCGACAACACCGCCACCGACATCCTGCACCGCCGCGTGGGGCTGCAGCGCGTGCAGGCCGTGGCCGATGGCCTGGGCCTGTGCCGCACCCGCCTGATCCTGCCCACCCGCGACTGGTGGGCGGCGCAGGCGGGATTGTCGGCCACCTTCAACGGCACGTCGCGCTGGGCCTCGGCCACGGGGGAGACGCGCGAGTGGCTGGCTGCTCTGATCGACGATGAGGCCCGCGCCTACCGCGCCGATTACGTGCAGTCCAAGCTGGACCGATACTTCGAGACGCGCCATGTTCCCGCCGACGATTTGCGCGTGCACAACCTCAGCACGCCGTACGAATGGGGCACGCTGCTGGCCCACGAATTCCTGCACTCCGGCCTGTCCCCCCGCGCCGTGAAGTGGCAGCGCGAGGTGATGGCGCTGGGCTTTGGCAAATCGGCACTATCCTGGGGGCCGCAGATCACCGCGTTTGGCGGCAAGGGCGGCAACGGCTGGGGCATCCTGACTTACAGCGGCTACTTCCAGACCAAAGACGGGCGGCAGGTCGTCTACGCCTTTATGCAGCACGGCGCGGACCAGACCTACACCATGCCCAACACCCGCCGCGCCTTCGCGTGGATCAACGCAGGCGTCGAGGCGGTGCTGGGGCCGCCGCCGAAGACGGGGGCGGGTCAGGACGGCACTGGCACGAAACCGCACTCTCCGAACACCAAACCGTAA
- the hisB gene encoding imidazoleglycerol-phosphate dehydratase HisB: MSPTAPAPRTASVTRTTAETDITVRLDLDSTVYDVSHSGHGFFDHMLDALARHGRLGLSVAATGDLHIEPHHLIEDTGITLGQALSQALGDRRGIERYGSAFVPMDETLAHAVIDLSGRAHLAFEPETLDVWGDAGGMTHYHLREFLRGLCNHGGVTLHVRVLAGREAHHVIEAVIKALARALRDAVAVTSAQMPSTKGSL; this comes from the coding sequence ATGAGTCCCACGGCCCCCGCCCCGCGCACCGCATCTGTCACCCGGACAACCGCCGAGACCGACATCACGGTGCGCCTGGACCTCGATTCCACCGTTTACGACGTGTCACACAGTGGGCACGGCTTTTTTGACCACATGCTCGACGCCCTGGCCCGCCACGGCCGCCTGGGCCTGAGTGTGGCGGCCACGGGGGACCTGCACATCGAGCCGCACCACCTGATCGAGGACACCGGGATCACGCTGGGGCAGGCGCTGTCGCAGGCACTGGGGGACCGCCGGGGCATTGAGCGCTACGGCAGCGCCTTCGTGCCGATGGACGAGACGCTGGCCCACGCGGTCATTGACCTGTCGGGCCGCGCCCATCTGGCCTTCGAGCCGGAGACGCTGGACGTGTGGGGCGACGCGGGCGGCATGACCCACTACCACCTGCGCGAGTTCCTGCGCGGCCTTTGCAACCACGGCGGCGTGACGCTGCACGTGCGGGTGCTGGCCGGGCGCGAGGCCCACCACGTCATCGAGGCGGTCATCAAGGCGCTGGCCCGTGCCCTGCGCGACGCGGTGGCTGTGACCTCGGCCCAGATGCCCAGCACCAAGGGCAGCCTGTGA
- a CDS encoding DUF2201 family putative metallopeptidase encodes MPDFQHLISGSRLRIRGKSAFFATLLLHAEFVPSREVAAAGTDGERVYVNPEVAASLPPDVLDGLLLHEVLHAALSHVERRGPREKKRWNKSADLIVNGMVDAAGLPTPPTSRRDDHLEKLSVEEVYTALMAEGEEDGDGEGDEGGDDLLDGPPSDAPPKNGKNASSAAKQWQQAMAKARSMDAMSGGQGDDPLGAHRELARLAPARLDWRAHLWRFLARTPVDFGGFDRRFVGRGLYLEALDDESLTALIAVDTSASVDDAAVKALVGEVQGVLGAYPHVRATLYYADTEAYGPHTLTPGSDIPPPQGGGGTDFRPIFNLLDDHEPDVLIYLTDGYGDFPETAPQMPTLWVVPPGGLEDEGFPFGEVLRLEEG; translated from the coding sequence ATGCCTGACTTCCAGCACCTGATCTCCGGCTCGCGGCTGCGGATTCGCGGCAAGTCGGCCTTCTTCGCCACGCTATTGCTGCACGCCGAATTCGTACCGTCGCGCGAGGTGGCGGCGGCGGGCACCGACGGCGAGCGGGTCTACGTGAACCCGGAAGTGGCGGCCTCGCTCCCCCCTGATGTGCTGGACGGACTGCTGCTGCACGAAGTCCTGCACGCGGCGCTGTCGCATGTGGAGCGGCGTGGCCCGCGCGAGAAGAAACGCTGGAACAAGTCCGCCGATCTGATCGTAAACGGCATGGTGGATGCCGCTGGCCTGCCCACGCCGCCGACTTCGCGCCGCGATGACCACCTGGAAAAGCTGAGCGTGGAGGAGGTCTACACCGCGCTGATGGCCGAGGGCGAGGAGGACGGCGACGGCGAGGGAGACGAGGGCGGCGACGATCTGCTGGACGGCCCCCCCAGCGACGCGCCGCCCAAGAACGGCAAGAACGCCTCTAGCGCCGCCAAGCAGTGGCAGCAGGCGATGGCAAAGGCCCGCAGCATGGACGCCATGAGCGGCGGCCAGGGCGACGATCCGCTGGGCGCGCACCGCGAACTGGCGCGGCTGGCCCCGGCGCGGCTGGACTGGCGGGCGCACCTGTGGCGTTTTCTGGCGCGCACGCCGGTGGATTTCGGAGGCTTTGACCGCCGCTTCGTGGGGCGCGGGCTGTATCTGGAGGCGCTGGACGACGAATCGCTGACCGCATTGATTGCGGTGGACACCTCCGCCAGCGTGGACGACGCGGCAGTTAAGGCCCTGGTGGGCGAGGTTCAGGGCGTGCTGGGCGCGTACCCGCACGTCCGCGCCACCCTCTACTACGCCGACACCGAGGCGTATGGGCCGCACACGCTGACCCCTGGCAGCGATATTCCCCCACCACAGGGGGGCGGCGGAACCGACTTTCGGCCCATTTTTAATCTGCTGGACGATCACGAACCGGACGTGCTGATCTACCTGACCGACGGCTACGGCGACTTCCCCGAGACGGCCCCGCAGATGCCGACGCTGTGGGTGGTGCCGCCGGGTGGCCTGGAGGACGAGGGCTTTCCCTTCGGCGAAGTCTTGCGGCTGGAGGAAGGCTGA
- a CDS encoding heterodisulfide reductase-related iron-sulfur binding cluster: MLPPIHQILFFVFAVITGAFGLWGFYRLYLRIRRGAPATERRFDIPGRRILDAIRVSLTQERTFRRRTAISVLHSFIFYGFVFYLLVNVVDGLEGYLRFGIYSDNFFGAAYNLLADVLSFLVLFGVVALVIRRLFTPSKRDFRFTEKTLLHPLLKNNYILRDSLIVSAFIFFHVGSRVLGNAAKVMAEGGDAFQPFSNAVGAALFSGLGEGALLNWRIFGFWGALGSVLLFLAYFPFTKHIHIFMAPVNYALKRPVGSGVLPPMKGLEEAMEADEPRLGVEKLEELEWPRLLDAYACIQCNRCQDVCPANATGKALSPAALEINKRMELNVIAAHPSPFTLKAAPFESGASTAHPLLEYAISEEAVWACTTCGACMQVCPVQDEQMLDIIDIRRQQVMVAGGFPQQLQTAFRGMERASNPWGISRDKRMEWAEGLKVPTIEENTEPDVIYWVGCAAAYDPGAQKVARSFVQLLDKAGVNYAVLGKKEACTGDSARRAGNEFLYQTLAQENVETLNSIRPKLIVATCPHCMNIIGNEYPQIGGHYKTIHHTEYLETLVAAGKLPLAELADNVTYHDPCYLGRHNGVYDAPRTLITKMAGEVLSLERERDNSFCCGAGGAQFWKEEEEGRERVSDNRFRELQARLDGAKAASDEFEQTGKVVAVGCPFCKAMLNSTPEKQKRDDIVVKDVAELMLESMQRATGEWVAPTGPVADALPTEQPEVVSAPNAEVPMERTGAVRSADAPDAVVGETSADVVNAQPGSPVQNADTQPEPQAAHPEQVTERKAWKPKAEPDSTPVPAEPTRKSWKPRAGADEVSAEPVQSSDEPAATAEATPARKAWKPKAGGDDVAPAEASAPAEPATRKAWNPKARADDVSTAPVGSEPAISESAAEAPARKAWKPKAKADDVSAEPVSEASAPVAEAAPTRKAWNPQAKASAPAEAPASETVQMAPAEAPAPAEPAPQTGERKKWTPKAKADNAEAETVSAQAEVPAPARASDSAATEAEAPQQPAAAQAAPATPTERPKWQPKAKVDVALPAEAVQAAPITEHVELSEVGENSLEEGQQATSQPASESGETGRKKWVPKKKD; this comes from the coding sequence GTGCTGCCCCCCATCCATCAGATTCTGTTTTTCGTTTTTGCCGTCATCACCGGGGCCTTTGGCCTGTGGGGGTTCTACCGCCTGTACCTGCGCATTCGCCGGGGCGCCCCTGCCACCGAGCGCCGCTTCGACATTCCGGGCCGGCGAATCCTGGACGCCATCCGGGTCAGCCTGACCCAGGAGCGCACCTTCCGCCGCCGCACGGCCATCAGCGTGCTGCACAGCTTTATCTTCTACGGCTTCGTGTTCTACCTGCTGGTCAACGTGGTGGACGGGCTGGAAGGGTATCTCCGGTTCGGCATCTACTCAGACAACTTTTTCGGCGCGGCCTACAACCTGCTGGCCGATGTCCTGAGCTTCCTGGTGCTGTTCGGCGTGGTGGCGCTGGTGATTCGCCGCCTGTTCACGCCCTCAAAACGCGACTTCCGCTTCACCGAGAAGACGCTGCTGCACCCGCTGCTGAAGAACAACTACATCCTGCGCGACAGCCTGATCGTCTCGGCCTTCATCTTCTTCCACGTCGGCAGCCGGGTGCTGGGCAACGCGGCAAAGGTGATGGCCGAGGGCGGCGACGCTTTCCAGCCGTTCTCTAACGCGGTGGGCGCGGCGCTGTTCTCCGGGCTGGGTGAGGGGGCGCTGCTGAACTGGCGCATCTTCGGGTTCTGGGGCGCGCTGGGCAGCGTGCTGCTGTTCCTGGCGTACTTCCCGTTCACCAAGCACATCCACATCTTCATGGCCCCTGTGAACTACGCCCTCAAGCGCCCGGTGGGCAGCGGCGTGCTGCCGCCCATGAAGGGACTGGAGGAGGCGATGGAGGCCGACGAGCCGCGTCTGGGCGTGGAAAAGCTGGAAGAACTGGAATGGCCGCGCCTGCTGGACGCCTACGCCTGCATCCAGTGCAACCGTTGCCAGGACGTCTGCCCGGCCAACGCCACCGGCAAGGCGCTGTCGCCCGCCGCGCTGGAGATCAACAAGCGTATGGAGCTGAACGTGATCGCGGCGCATCCCAGCCCCTTCACGCTCAAGGCCGCGCCGTTCGAGTCCGGGGCCAGCACCGCGCACCCGCTGCTGGAATACGCCATCAGCGAGGAAGCGGTGTGGGCCTGCACCACCTGCGGCGCGTGCATGCAGGTCTGTCCCGTGCAGGACGAGCAGATGCTGGACATCATCGACATCCGCCGCCAGCAGGTGATGGTGGCCGGGGGGTTCCCGCAGCAGCTTCAGACCGCCTTCCGGGGGATGGAGCGGGCCAGCAACCCCTGGGGCATCTCGCGCGACAAGCGCATGGAGTGGGCCGAGGGCCTGAAAGTGCCCACCATCGAGGAGAACACTGAACCCGACGTCATCTACTGGGTGGGCTGCGCCGCCGCCTACGATCCGGGGGCGCAGAAGGTGGCCCGCTCGTTCGTGCAACTGCTGGACAAGGCCGGGGTCAATTACGCCGTGCTGGGCAAGAAGGAGGCGTGTACCGGCGACAGCGCCCGCCGCGCTGGCAACGAATTCCTTTACCAGACGCTGGCGCAGGAGAACGTGGAGACGCTGAACAGCATTCGCCCCAAGCTGATCGTCGCCACCTGCCCGCACTGCATGAACATCATCGGCAACGAGTACCCGCAGATCGGGGGGCACTACAAGACCATCCACCACACCGAGTACCTGGAAACACTGGTGGCCGCCGGAAAGCTGCCGCTGGCCGAACTGGCCGACAACGTGACCTACCACGATCCCTGCTACCTGGGCCGCCACAACGGCGTGTACGACGCGCCCCGCACCCTGATTACCAAGATGGCGGGCGAGGTGCTGAGCCTGGAACGCGAGCGCGACAACAGCTTCTGCTGCGGCGCAGGCGGCGCGCAGTTCTGGAAGGAGGAGGAAGAAGGCCGCGAGCGCGTCTCCGACAACCGTTTCCGCGAGTTGCAGGCGCGGCTGGACGGGGCGAAGGCCGCCTCCGACGAGTTCGAGCAGACCGGGAAAGTCGTGGCCGTGGGCTGCCCGTTCTGCAAGGCCATGCTGAACAGCACGCCGGAAAAGCAGAAGCGCGACGACATCGTGGTCAAGGACGTGGCCGAATTGATGCTGGAAAGCATGCAGCGCGCCACCGGGGAGTGGGTGGCTCCGACGGGGCCTGTCGCGGACGCCCTGCCCACCGAGCAGCCCGAGGTGGTCAGCGCCCCAAACGCCGAGGTGCCGATGGAGCGCACGGGCGCGGTGCGATCCGCCGACGCGCCGGACGCGGTGGTGGGGGAAACCTCCGCCGATGTGGTGAACGCGCAGCCGGGCAGTCCCGTTCAGAACGCCGATACCCAGCCCGAGCCGCAGGCCGCACACCCTGAGCAGGTCACGGAGCGCAAGGCGTGGAAGCCGAAAGCGGAGCCGGACAGCACGCCTGTACCCGCCGAACCCACCCGCAAGAGCTGGAAGCCCAGGGCCGGAGCGGATGAGGTCAGCGCTGAGCCTGTTCAGTCCAGCGACGAGCCAGCAGCAACAGCAGAGGCGACTCCAGCCCGCAAAGCCTGGAAACCGAAAGCGGGCGGGGATGATGTCGCCCCGGCTGAAGCGTCGGCCCCCGCCGAACCCGCCACCCGCAAGGCCTGGAATCCCAAAGCCAGGGCGGATGATGTAAGTACTGCTCCCGTCGGTTCCGAACCGGCCATCTCAGAATCCGCCGCCGAGGCCCCGGCCCGCAAGGCATGGAAGCCTAAGGCCAAAGCCGATGACGTGAGCGCCGAACCAGTCTCGGAAGCCTCTGCCCCTGTCGCCGAAGCCGCGCCCACCCGCAAAGCCTGGAATCCGCAGGCGAAGGCCAGTGCGCCTGCCGAAGCGCCTGCGAGCGAGACGGTTCAAATGGCGCCCGCCGAGGCTCCAGCCCCCGCTGAACCTGCCCCTCAGACGGGCGAGCGCAAGAAGTGGACGCCGAAGGCGAAAGCGGACAATGCTGAAGCGGAGACCGTCTCCGCTCAGGCCGAAGTCCCGGCACCCGCACGAGCGTCCGACTCGGCCGCAACCGAAGCAGAAGCGCCCCAGCAGCCCGCAGCGGCCCAGGCCGCGCCCGCCACGCCCACCGAACGCCCGAAATGGCAGCCGAAAGCGAAGGTGGACGTTGCTCTACCCGCCGAAGCTGTCCAGGCCGCGCCCATCACCGAGCATGTGGAACTGTCCGAAGTCGGCGAGAACTCCCTGGAAGAAGGGCAGCAGGCCACCTCCCAACCCGCCTCCGAATCCGGCGAGACAGGACGCAAGAAGTGGGTGCCGAAGAAGAAAGATTGA
- a CDS encoding Rad52/Rad22 family DNA repair protein, producing the protein MKLSDVQKRLQAPFPSHLVGWKPQTFTKDRSRAMILSYVDARAVQDRLDAICPDAWTFEIEVIPGTSVATVKGRLTVLGVTREDIGEAGEGNLGTLKAASSDALKRCAVQFGIGRYLYDLPKQWVDWDDARRQPKTTPELPDWARPDHERSPGGAHLVQAMEQLRYELPEDLDLQREVYKHLKAALGSIHPSPVSQGQAA; encoded by the coding sequence ATGAAGCTCAGCGATGTTCAGAAACGACTCCAGGCCCCGTTTCCGTCCCATCTGGTGGGCTGGAAGCCCCAGACGTTCACCAAGGATCGCAGCCGCGCCATGATCCTGTCCTACGTGGACGCCCGCGCCGTCCAGGACCGGCTGGACGCCATCTGCCCCGACGCCTGGACCTTCGAGATCGAGGTGATTCCCGGCACCAGCGTCGCCACCGTCAAGGGCCGCCTGACCGTGCTGGGCGTGACCCGCGAGGACATCGGCGAGGCAGGCGAGGGCAATCTAGGCACCCTGAAGGCCGCCTCTTCGGACGCCCTGAAGCGCTGCGCGGTGCAGTTCGGCATCGGGCGCTACCTGTACGACCTGCCCAAGCAGTGGGTGGACTGGGACGACGCCCGGCGCCAGCCCAAGACGACGCCCGAACTGCCCGACTGGGCGCGGCCCGATCACGAACGCAGCCCCGGCGGCGCCCATCTGGTGCAGGCCATGGAGCAGTTGCGCTACGAACTGCCCGAGGACCTGGACCTGCAGCGCGAGGTGTACAAGCACCTCAAGGCCGCACTGGGCAGCATTCACCCGTCGCCCGTCAGTCAGGGACAGGCCGCGTGA
- the hisH gene encoding imidazole glycerol phosphate synthase subunit HisH, protein MSAPDLNRPEVLLLDYGAGNVRSAAKALERAGMRVRVSANPADVPHASALVVPGQGHFRQVMEAFDTGGFHGPVRDAARAGVPLLGICVGMQMLLSDSEEAPGTPGLNLIPGTVRKFVAAPGHKVPQMGWNALERVGESPLLRELNGPAYAYFVHSYYVPAEVAVEHGALAEYGVPFWAALSVGNLHATQFHPEKSGAVGLALLERFRQNVLG, encoded by the coding sequence GTGAGCGCGCCTGATCTGAACCGTCCCGAAGTCCTCCTCCTGGACTACGGCGCGGGCAACGTCCGCAGCGCGGCCAAGGCGCTGGAGCGGGCCGGGATGAGGGTGCGCGTGTCGGCCAATCCGGCGGATGTGCCGCACGCCTCCGCGCTGGTGGTGCCGGGGCAGGGCCACTTCCGGCAGGTGATGGAGGCCTTCGACACGGGCGGCTTTCACGGCCCCGTGAGGGACGCGGCGCGGGCGGGGGTGCCGTTGCTGGGCATCTGCGTGGGCATGCAGATGCTGCTGAGCGACTCCGAGGAAGCGCCGGGGACGCCGGGTCTGAACCTGATTCCGGGTACGGTTCGCAAGTTCGTCGCCGCTCCGGGCCACAAGGTGCCGCAGATGGGCTGGAACGCGCTGGAACGGGTGGGCGAATCTCCGCTGCTGCGTGAACTGAACGGGCCGGCCTACGCCTACTTCGTCCACAGCTACTACGTGCCCGCCGAAGTTGCTGTGGAACACGGTGCGCTGGCCGAGTACGGCGTGCCGTTCTGGGCGGCCCTGAGCGTGGGCAACCTGCACGCCACGCAGTTTCACCCGGAAAAGAGCGGCGCGGTGGGACTGGCCCTGCTGGAGCGCTTCCGCCAAAACGTGCTGGGCTAG